Within the Rosa rugosa chromosome 2, drRosRugo1.1, whole genome shotgun sequence genome, the region GTGTGAGGTAACAAACCATCTCGGTTACGTTAGCGAGTTAGTAACACACTCACCTAGTCAGTATTCAGACCGAGGTTCATGAGTGTATACCAACAAAATCAGACTAATCCCTCGCAGCAAACGCACAAACCTGAAGGCCTTTGGACTTGCTGGTAAGAAGCTAGAAGAAATTGGGACTCGATCGTTAAACTTGGGGATTCCAAGTTAGGCCGCTCGTCAACCTTACCAGTGGTTTAGTTTATTAAAATATTTAATATAAATGCAAAAATTAACTGCATAAATAACAATTATGAGAATccctgaaaaaaaaatacaaaacactCAAATTTGTTAAAATATTTTGGTAGGactttgataaaaaataaaaattggtaggagatatttcttttctttaaaaataattaatttagtaatctatactattattaagagaagagagtttgctctccataactgatttttttaccaatttaccctttataTATTAAAGGGAATTTGAATTAGAAATAATCAATAGGGTAGTAAAGTCAAtctacaaaacaaaattaaaataaaagtaGTGGAAACGTGGTGGGTTTTAATAAAGAACTCCCACTAATTTTAACTACCTCCCCACAcactcttgaaaaaaaaaaaacatacacaCATTGTGTGTAGGTATGGTATAatataaactagagaattattattattattatatattgTAACGTCTAAAATCAATTGGTTGATACTTTGTTAACCCCTCACCACAAGGGTTCAAATCTTCTTGTATGCAAAACTTCCTAGTCACTTGGGTCATTCCCCTGAGTCAATTTCTTGCCCCAGCCCAACCCTGGGTCAGACAGAGACCGAGTTGGGTTTTGTGGGTGGAAGTCTTTGGGTCATTTCTGGGTCAAGACTGATGTGGTGCCATGAGAGAAGTCCCCTTGGTGGACATAGAGTCAAAGGCCCAACAAACCCATATTCTTCTGTTTTTCATTTGTACATCGTGTGGTTCGTTATATTTCTTTCTGATAACTATGGCCAACAATATTCTAGGTGAGACTGTGCAGGGTAAGAGCTTGTAGAAAGGCAAGCTACTATAATTTGATTATTGATGTAGGAAGGGAATTAGGAAAACTTCGACAAAGAAAACTAAGAAGAAAGAAGTGAAAAAATGTCCAGACAGTCACTTTCTAGCTATTCCATTGCTAAAAAGCATATTTAATCTTCAAATCGcagtttttttaatatttattcaCTCTTTCGATCTTTCTGTTTGCATCAATCTTTAATTTTTCTTCATTGATGTTGTTCTTACACATTTCTTTAGCTATCAACTATTGTAGACCGACAAACCGAAAATAGTACATATTAGATAATAGATATATAGAACAACGTATTAAATCGGATAGCAAaatagtactttttttttttttcgaaaacaAAATTTACATAAATACTAGTACacgtcctttcaaaaaaaaaaaaaaaatactactaCACGTGATCATGTAATGATTAAATCGGATTTATGCCACTTATGGAAATGATGTTAATAGATATATCAAAAATTGATATAAATTAGCCGTTAGCCCAATGATTAAATTAAGTAGACTTGAGAGATATGTTGTCGCCAGATGTAAGCCATCAGAACATGTTGAGAGTGCTCTTGTAGGAAGACTTAACTTTACTTATTTTGCTACTCCTTAAGCCATTGTTTAGACTCACACAAATATCTTCTGAACAACAATGCACGAGTTCAAGTCCAGGGGACGGGGTGTACCAAAAatattgttaattttttttattgtttttttagtGTTACCAAAAATTGCAATGGGTTTTCATTTTAATGAAAGCGGCAATCGTAAAATTTCTCAGGAATTTTACAGTTTACTACAAcattaacaaaagaaagaaaaagtttcGCTCTCCAAACAAAATGAGACTTGAGGATCTGAGCTGGAATTAACTAACTATGCCACATCTCTATTTTCTTGACCTACAACGGTACCTTCGACACTATTTGAGATGGACGTTTACTGTTTCCACCATttctataaataccaaaactccacttgcacaagttattttttttttttagaatatgaAAGTAcattagggcaactccaaccctTTAGTCAAAAGTGAAAATGGCTACCCTAGCTATTTTTCAGTTACTCCAACCCAAAGAATtttagagtcaaaatgactcTCGAGTCAAAACTTGAGTTATTTTGACTAAGAATCGAAGGACATGATACTCTTTGTCAGTCAGTCGGtcattgtattgtattgtatgtCTTCCTTAAAATTATTCATATTGTAGATTCTTTTGAAATCATGACTCAAAAGGTATCAAATGAGAATTTCTCAAATCAATGACCGGAAAATTATAACATTAACTTTTTGTGAAACTAATTTTGTAGCTAATGCGGTTGCGGGTAATAATTCAGTAAGTCAGTCCTGATCTCGAGGTCCTCAGGTGTGCAGCTTTTCCTGCATTTAATTTTGATTTATGTAATTTTAGCTTTTAATTTCCTTTTgatgataaaagaaaaaagaagttcaattttgttttgatGCATGAGTAAATGTTGAGTTCACAAGGATTGGACTAAGTTTGTAACTATACAATCGAAAAATTAAAGCGTATAGAAAGTTAGGAAAATAAAAACCCGAAAATTCAATACAAAATAAACCAAATTacacaaaacttcaaatgcaAGCAATCTATCAAAACCAATAAATCACACATATTTCCTATTGAACTGTACTGATGATCCACAAACTATTGGAAGGATGAGCCAATTATGATGAATCATTGCTATATCGATATCAAGACTCGATCTGGTATTCATCAGAACTAGTAAGATAAACAGAACTCTCTGCAGGTGCTGGAATATTAGGAAATGGGTGTACGTCTTTGAAGTTAAGCACATCAATCACTTGTTCTATTCCAGGCCGTGTACTTTTATCTGGATGAGAACACCACAACCCAACAATCAACAAACGCTCCATCTGCCTCCTATCATAAGTCTCACCCAGTTTCGGATCAGCTGCTTCAATGACTTTCCCTCCTTCGTAAAGTTCCCAAACCCACTGCCTCATATTGACTTTATCACTTTCCAACCTGTGGTCAATGGGTTTTCTTCCACATGCTATTTCCAACGCAACAACTCCGAAGCTGAAGATATCAGTATCCTTACTCGCCTTCTTTTTAGTGACATAATCTGGAGCCATATACCCCTTGGTTCCAGCAACAATAGTTGTTTTCGATGATTtgacgcgggcggaagtaaccctaggtttacaagcaataaacctaaaacaaatattctggagtccaccagagataaaagagaaaactctcaattttgattgataatatgataaaagatagttctgcagccgtttaaggttgcttatatatgggaaaagaaaccctagggtgactaacaatgaaaccctaaagcccacggattaaaacaaaacaaatccaaaataaactagaaaacctaaaataaaaaaaatgtaaaactaacctaaaaatattaaatcacgaatcggataattaagacgatacattttggcctaaatctgatagggctcactaaagtgagtcttgaagatctcgtcgttcccattctggaaagttatcatgcgtttcaaacggacattctggccaaaagttagtcaaatctgattcaaaatcaaaacctgacttttcgcacgagaaacccgaaaagtccaaaaccaaatcttcttgaatattccagcggctagtaacctaattacgcgtgagttacctattttccaatcactcttcttgattctacaccgcttctctacttttatggtttttcggctaaactgggtccattctcgtcctacatcagtcgTGGTCAACAAATCGAGCTAACCCAAAATCTCCAAGTTTTGGACGTACTGAACTCTGAATCCAACATAATGTTACTAGATTTGATATCCCTGTGCACCACATATTGGTCCCATTCGTGTTGTATATACATCAACACAGATGCCAAGCGTTGAGCAATTCTGTATCTGATCTCCCAACTTAACAAGCTTCCTCCTCTGAACAGATGAGAATCTAAACTGCCATTGGGCATGAACTCGTAAACAAGAAGCATTTCTTTTTCGTGGCACCAACCATGGAGTTGCACAAGATTCCGATGCCTAAGCAAACTGAGGATTCTTATTTCTGCTCCATACTCCCTTGGCCCTTGGTCAGAATTCTTCAATATCTTCTTAACAGCAACATAACAGTTCGAGCTATTTAAGAAGCCTTTGTAAACGTCACCGAAACCTCCACCTCCGAGCTTGTTTTCATCAGAAAAGTTACCCGTTGCCACTTCCAACTCCCTATAGGAGAACTGCCGGGGGCCAGTCTCCCTTCCGAATTGCTCGTCTGTTGGGTCTCGAATCATAGGATGTTCATCAATATTACTTTCTCCTGGTGCTCTATTCTTGATCCAAAAGATGAACCAAATGAAACCTCCGAGCAAGCAAAATACACCTATAGTACTAAAAATTGCAGTTGCTATTAGTACCAGGATATTTTGCTTTTTCGACTTGGCTATAGAACTAGGACCTGGGGAAGGAATTtgagattgattttggattgctTGGCCAGAGGTAGTTAGAGATTCAGGTGCCTTTTTTGGACTCACCGGTACTTGTGGACTAGAAGGAGGTAGAGGCTCAGGATCAACAAGTAAAGTTGAAGTAAAATTCCATGAGATTATGTTATGGAAAGTATTACTATCTGTTGCAGCTGAGAACCCAACAATGACCCTACCCGGCAAGTATTTTTCCAGATCAACTATGTGATACAGATTAGTGCTCGTTTTCATAGCTGCAGGTGTACCCTCAAGTACATAACTAGTAATTAAGGAAACACTAAGATTTTTTGAGATGGAATCATAACTAATCTTAGCACTGTTTTGTTGAGCCATCATAGTACTAGTACCCCCATTAAATTTACTCCAATGCTGGGTAGCAATAGAATCTAAGGAGTTGACGTCTATACCTATATGTTCGCCGAGGGGGTCTTGGACGGTCGGCTCTTGATTCTGGTAGGTATCAAACTCCACCGCCACAAAGGCATACTCATTGGTTGATTGGATAGGGTTTTCCATTGTGCTGTTGACAGGGAGTCCCATACTGCCACCTTTCCCTAGATCCCTGTTGAGTAAGGACCCATTAGGCGCCAGGAAGAACACGAGTCCGTAGCCACCGTTGTCTGGAGGATTGATGACAAAGGTGAAATGTGTGGTGAAATCAGCTAGTTTTCCGGTGGCTTTTTGCCGCAGGAGGAAGGGTTCACGGTAAGAGACTCGACCGATGCTCTCTGTTTGTGATTGGTCTGCATTGGTGAGGTGTAGGATTTGGTCGTTGCCGATAGAAGCATCTCCCTCGGTACTTAACTTGGTGGTGGTATCACTTTGCAGAGAGGGGGAGAAATTGAAAGTTAATGGAGTTGCAGTAGCGGTTAACAGAAGGAAGATGTGTAATCTCGTCAGGAGATGAATAAGGAAGTGATGAAACTCCATTTTGTTTTTGGAGAGAGATCGAGATTTGAGAGTAATTGGTAGGTATCGATAGCTTCCATTAATTGCAGAAATATAATTGCCCTATAAATTGAGCAGATTGATCCCTGGTCTACGGAGGACTGTAAGGTCAATTGTTCGGTGGAGGACTTGAACATTGACTCTTGATTTCTGGGAAGTTTTTGGATTTGTAAGTTCCGTAAATTTTAGTGTGGTTTTATGCAACTGTAGCTTCTAATTGCATGCACGCATGCATAATATTCTCCTCTAATGTTTTGTATTTCGTAAtacttttttctgttttggccaAATTAGTTATACATTCTCATCAGCCACAGGAGTTagatctatttttttttttttgaaagacaaCGTGAATTAATTAGAAGACTTCTAATGATAGAAGAAAAGATTAATCTTGTTGCAACACATGTAATTAACGAATTGTTACTTAATAAGAAGTATTTCAGGTGTAAAATTCAAAACCATTGATCATTAGATGCATCGGACAATTTATCCGTGTAGCATATCACGAGTTACCCTCAAATTCCTCATTTAAATCATCTCCTACCGTTTCAATGTCTCTATAAAAGCAAtaagaagataaaaaaaattcaaatgtaCGAGAAGCAACCAAGAAAGAGGACCCAGAAAAGAACTAATCTTTGAGTCTAGAATTGGTATCTAGAAAGAGGACCCAGAGAATCGTGAGTTAATATATATGGCTGTAAAGCAGTTGAATATGCATggctttaccaaaagaaaaggCCAATGTGAATGTACTGAACGCGGGACACATCTTCCGATCAATAATGTCAGACGAGACGGGCCACCAACCCTTTTCTCCGATCAATAATGTGAATGGGCATTGAACGCGGGGCACGACTAACCAGGCCACAGCTACACTGGTTGGCTACTTTTTGGGAGTGGATCCTCTCTTTTCCCCCAAAAGAGACCTGCAACAAGAAACACGCCGTCCAACTCGACTGACTAGATAATTTGATATTCCATCCACACATATTTTACTTATTTATTAAAGggaggttctagttggacctctaaatttgatatttagacctctcctacttattaaacctccaattcacttttttgaatacttaaataattaagtagacctccttaattttaccaaaacatccttgaacaattaaatatgtatctttaacaatttgttgttgtttttttttcttcttttttttctttcttatatcTATCAATTCAATCATGAAGAATTGTGTGAATATGTTGCCTATATTTTTGGTGTACTTTCAGTGACGGAATCAGAAAGTGATTCTTGGAGGATCCGAACAAGTAGACAATTACAAAGATTTTTCTATTACTCCagatcatagttttttttttgtttttttttgcaatATGGATGGTTCTAGAAAAGACTTtggttctaaaaaaaaatatatatatatacattgattaaatctaattaaaagcttggatcttaattagtaataactacACCAAGATattcaataaatttagtttaaggaaatttcaaattcctattgtttttaatttacttttgtattaaatgatagggccatgtatagaaattaattatctttacttaattattttaggtaaattataaagttatataggtaatataaggaataaaaaaaaaatttgaatgctATATTAATAGGGGAGGtgagaagagttttttttttttttttttttttctctctgtttttatttgtcttttcatatgagttgacaaaatctattgataattaaaaaaagatggaggtccaaatatcaaatttggatgTCCAACTAGAATCAAGGGAAAAAGATTGTTTACTATAATTTACTAGTATTTTTCTTTGCATTTCTTTCTTGCATGTATTTTAGTTTTTGATTATGTGTCTCATGTGTTCTAACAATTGTTGATAAAATAATTGAAAATcgaaatttaatttttcttgaCCTTGACCTTGACTTTGCCCCAAACCTGTAGTAAGAACCACCAAGTGTAGATGAACAGTGACTAATGATCCTAACGCAGTCATCAAATGTCTGAATTTGTTGTGACGCAATAATAAAAACAtgcataaaaataaagtaaccCCTACGTACATTGGTAGATGATCGGAAATTGCACAATGCATGTTCCAACATATGTATTCCTTTAATCCTTTAATTAACTCCCAACTTAataaaaagggaaaaattcaccgacggtgtctggacacttaggggactttcagaatgatacctgaacttacaaagttatcaatgtgatacctggactcattttttcgtatcaacatcgtacctatgaccaatttccgtaaccgctccgtgacggaaattggccgtaggtatcacattgatacgaaaaaatgagtccaggtatcacattgataactttgtaagttcaggtatcattctgaaagtccctaagtgtccagacaccgttggtgaattttttccaattttgcacgtgcgatgcacgtgagtcacttaatgaagacaaaaggaccgatttaccctcaaattctttcttttttttcttttctttttttctttattcttctttctttctttcttcttcttttctagtttcttcttcccctgatttgctcgtccgattcccaccgccgatcgccgatcaaacaccgccgttgggtctcaatccaccttcatgcaccacaaaTGTTtatggttcccccaacttcaaatcctatagcaaattgaaattgtgcattgaggcttcaccgctcactccgagttcatccccgccgccgccgccaatgacttgaccaccaccactctcgttctctcctccgacccccttttatacaccattgatcagaaactcagaccccgccagccctccactctcaaatcacagctccaatcccacccctccatcctctccttcattcctgacatgcaacaccacctccacaccatcctcacctgcaacttcatcggtttagccgacaacttcggcctctagcccaacttcgatcagaggcaattttaggcagataaagattaacaacttcggcctccacaccatcctcacctgcagaaaattcgagttgttcttattcaccagcttcgccactccgctgctacccaccattatGCCTCGCtgattagtagacaaagaactcggagccttcaccatcgagaaattgaggctcacgttctgcgtgtcctgcgcggcggatatcggcatcgtcggagaaaatgttgtatgaacataaatttagtttgggttccacggtggcagctagtcgagctcgttgattgcggccttgactttcttgattagccaatcgacgaccttgctaggctggtcgtatccaagccggtcctgcatgtcgtagaattgaatggcggtgtgggcgacgagcctgatgctgcggtccctggggcctttggtggtgcaaaccttgttgtggcggtccttccggccggtggtccttagaatgtggccttgagcctccacgatttcgctagcggtggaggaagaagcagtcctcatccccaaacccaatcgagaagcagcggaggacgacgttgttgtgcggtggtggaggttgttgtggtcaagtcattggcgacggcggcggggatgaactcggagtgagcggtgaagcctcaatgcacaatttcaatttgctataggatttgaagttgggggaaccagaacatctgtggtgcatgaaggtggattgagacgcagcggcggtttttgatcggcgatcggcggtgggaattggacgagcaagatgatttgaatcttgatgattcaaatcaggggaagaagaaaccagaaaagaagaagaagaaagaaagaaagaaagaaagaagaataaagaaaaaaagaaaagaaaagaaagaaagaatttgagggtaaatcggtccttttgtcttcattaagtgactcacgtgcatcgcacgtgcaaaattgggaaaaattcaccaacggtatCTGggcacttagggactttcagaatgatacctaaacttacaaagttatcaatgtgatacctggactcattttttcatatcaatgtgatacatacggccaa harbors:
- the LOC133728070 gene encoding L-type lectin-domain containing receptor kinase IX.2-like, coding for MAPDYVTKKKASKDTDIFSFGVVALEIACGRKPIDHRLESDKVNMRQWVWELYEGGKVIEAADPKLGETYDRRQMERLLIVGLWCSHPDKSTRPGIEQVIDVLNFKDVHPFPNIPAPAESSVYLTSSDEYQIES